A segment of the Gemmatimonas sp. UBA7669 genome:
GTGCGCCACGGCCACGATGAGCCGATCCGCAAACGTGAGGGTGCGCTTGATGAGGTCCTCGTGTCCGTGCGTGACCGGATCGAAGGAGCCGGCGTAGAGAGCCACCAGCGGCCGACGATCGGTCGAGGTGGTGGGGAGTGGGCCGGTGTCAGTCATCACGACGGAACACGAAAAAAGGTGAGCGCAGTGCTGCCATAGTTTCGGGTTTCCCCAATGGCCGGCAGCGTAACGGACGCGGCGTGTTCAATACCGAGAATGGCGGCAAATGGTTGCGCAATCCACTGGGCCGCCAGTGCCTCGGCGACGCCCGACGCATACGGCGGATCGGCAAAGGCGACGTCATACGCGCCTTCGCCAAGCTTCTGGACAAAACGCAGCGCCTCATCACGCACGATGCGCGCGCCCTCGTGTCCCCCCAGTGCGGCGAGGTTCTGTTCCAGCACACGCAGCACACGCGGCGACTGCTCCACGAACTCGCAGGACGCCGCGCCACGCGACAGCGCTTCCAGACCCAGCGCGCCGCTGCCGGCACAGAGGTCGAGCACCCGCGCTTCGGGCAGCACCGGATGCACGATACTCATCCAGGCCTCCCGCACGCGATCTCCGGTGGGGCGAACGGTTTCTCCGGGCGGCGCCGTGATGCGGCGGCCCTTCCAACGACCGGCAATGATGCGCATGCTCAGCGCTCCATGGGACGAATGTCCGCCACACGCAACTGCAAGCGCGAGTTGCCACGGTACTCGTCACGTTCGATGCGGAACGCCAACTCATGCTCCCGGTCCAGTGGCAACTGCGACGCCTTGTCCGCCAGCCCCCAGCCAATGCCATCGAGTGTACCCGATGGCACATCGAACGAGAGTCGCAGACCATCGCTGCCAACACGACGTGGCGCCGACGCCAGCCGCGTCCCGCGGGCCCGGAACATCGGCGCGGGATTGCCCACACCGAACGGTTCAAAGTGTCGCACGTACTTCTCGAGTTGTTCGTCCACCGCGTCAAGATTGAGGTCGAGGTCGACACGAAGCTCAGGCACGAGGTCTTCAGCGGAGAGACGCTGGCGCGCCACCTCGTCGAACTGCGCGGCGAACGCCGGCAGATGCGCTGCGTCCATGGTGAGGCCCGCCGCGGCGCGGTGCCCGCCAAATCGCTGGAAGTGTACGCGACAGTCGGACAGCGCCGCGTGCAGGTCAAAGGCGGAGATGGATCGTCCCGAGCCCTTGCCGATACCCTGGTCCACCGCCACCAGCACCGCCGGCCGCGCCGTCTGCTCCACCACCCGCGAGGCCACGATGCCGATCACACCGGCATGCCAGCCTTCGGCCCAGAGCACGTGGGCATAGCGATCGCGCGCCGCTGGGTGATCGAGTTGACGCAGGGCGTCATCGAGCACGCTGCGATCGAGGGCCTGACGGGCCTGATTGAGTTCCTCGAGCTCACGCGCAATGTGCAGCGCTTCGTCTTCCTGCTCGGCGAGCAGCAGCCTGAGCCCCAGCTTGGCATCCGCAATCCGTCCGGCCGCATTGAGACGGGGCGCCAGTACAAATCCCACCCGACCCGCCGTGAGCGGCTTGCCGTCGAGGCCCGACGAGCGCATGAGCGCGCGCAAGCCGGGATGCGTGGTGTCCGCGAGCACGCGAAGACCGTAGCGCACCAGGACGCGATTCTCGCCGCGCAGCGGCGCCACATCGGCAATCGTGGCCAGCGCCACCAGGTCCAACTGACGCTGCGCCAGCGCCGGCGAGGCGCCGAGCGCGTCACACAGCGCGAGCGCCAGCTTGTAGGCCACACCAACTGCGGCGAGATCCTTGTCCTCGTGCGTGCAGTCGGGATGCCGCGGATTGCAGATGGCGTAGGCGGCCGGCAGCGGCCCACCAGGCAGGTGATGGTCGGTGATGATGACATCGATGCCGGCGCCAACGAGCGTGGCCACGGGCTCAATGGCCGACGTGCCGCAGTCGCAGGTCACCACCAGCGTGGCCCCTGCGCGCAGCGCGGCCTCCACACCAGCGGTGCCCAGGTCGTAGCCATCGGTGAGTCGATTGGGAACAAAAGGTACCACCTTCGCGGCACCAAGCCCGCGCAACACCCGCGTCAGCAACGCGGTGGAGGCCATCCCGTCGACGTCGTAGTCGCCGTGCACAAAAATGGTTTCGCCGGCGCGAATGGCCTCGGCGAGACGCGACACGGCCCGAGGCAAATCATGCAGCGTGTCTGCCGGGGCGAGCATGTCGAGACGAGGCCGGAGAAACCGCTTGGCCGACTCCGGCTCGCCGTGACCACGCGCCGCGAGCAGATGACAGACGGCCTCCGGCAGGAGCAGTGCGTCCTGCAGCGCCGCCACGTTGCTGGATTGCGGCGCCGGCACCACCGACCAGCGCGGAGTGGGCCGCGGTGAGGCGGAGGCCACCCGTTGGCCGCTACGAGAGGAAGAGAAAGACGTGGTCACGAGGGCAATCTACCAAGCGGTACGGCCAGACGCGCCTGCGGCACGTGTTCACCCCTTGCCGCGGCCACGCCCTCGCGTGGAACGCATGGGCTGGATGCCACGGATCTCGGCCTGAAGCTGCAGGTACTCGCGCAGGTAGCCGTTCTTGGCCTCGACTTCCGTCTCCTGCTGCATGGCCTGGCGCACGTCATCCATCCTTGCCTCGAGGACCCGAACATCGAGCTTCTTGATGCTGAAGCCGATGTCCGCCGACTCGATATCCAGCGGCGCGCCTTCGGTCATTACCCGCAGTGCGGCGAAGGCCTCCGGGCTGAGTCGATCGGCTATGCGTTCGAGCTCTTCGTCCAGCGGGGCGTGCAGCAACACATCGAACAGCTCCCGGTAGCGCGCGTCACGGAAACTTTCAGGCGGGTGCCGTTCCGCCACGCGCTCGGCGACGCCGCGATCCACCAGCATGGCGCGCACCAGCGCCCGCTCCACCGGTTCGTCGCGACTCGGGCGCGGCGGAATTGCCGTGGCCTGCCACTCCGGCCCCTGAGCCTTGCCGCGCCGTCCGCCCTTCCACGGCGGCTTTGCCTCGCCTGGCGGTGGAGGCAACGGAGCCGGTGCGGCTTCAGTCTCGGTGTCGAGATACTCCGGCGGTGGCCCGTCGAAGGGCGGCGGGCTTTCGCCATCGTCGGAGCGCATGAGCCCCGTTGGAGGCGCGGACCGCGCACCACCCGACGTCATCCGGCGATCACGATCGGGCAACGCGTCCGCTTCCGCTGCCAGCGTCGCCTTGTCCAACTGCGTGACGGCGGAAAGTCGCGCGAGATACAAGTCGCGTGTCAGCGGCGCCTTGGCCGCGCGAATGGTGGGCAGCAACTTGTCGATGGCGTTGCGCCGTTGCCGCAGATCGGCAAACCAGCCTCGCCGCTCAAGCAACTGCACCTGACGATCGAACAGGTCGATGGCCTGCCCCAACTGCGTCTCCATGGCCGTGCGTCCCTGTTGACGCACGAAGGAGTCCGGGTCTTCACCATCCGGCAGCGACACCACACGCACCGTGGCCTTGACGCGCAGCAGCTCCAAACCTGATCGGAACGTGGCCTTCTGGCCCGCTTCGTCGCTGTCGTACAGCAAGAACACTTCCGAGGCATAGCGCATCAGCAACTGGGCCTGCTCTTCGGTCAGCGCGGTGCCCAGCGGAGCCACAACCTCCTCGATACCGGCGAGCGCCAGCCGTATGGCATCGAGATACCCCTCGACGACGATGGCCCGGCCCGCGCGTCGCATGCTCTGCTTGGCCGTGTGCAGCCCGTACAGCGTGCGCCGCTTCTGGAAGACGGTGGACTCGGGGCTGTTGAGATACTTGGGCGTATCGTCGCCCATGGCGCGCCCGCCAAACCCCACCGGCCGTCCCAACTCGTCGTGAATCGGAAACATGACGCGGCCACGAAATCGCAGGCGCGGTTCGCCTTCGCCTTCGCGCTGCACAAGCAGTCCCGCCTCGAGCTGGCGTGCATCATCGGCGCCCAGTGCGTGCAGGTAGCGTCGCAGGGCCTGCGCGTCACGCGGCGCAAAGCCAAGACCGAAGCGCTGCCATGCTGTCTCGTCGAGACCACGCGACTGCAGATACTCGCGTGCGGCACGACCTCCGGCTTCGTCCCGCAACTGCTGCTGAAACCACTCGGACGCTGCCGCGAGCACTTCGTAGTTGGGCGCGTTGGGATCCGGCGCCTGGGCACGGCGCGGCGCATCCACCACTTCGATGCCCACCTTGTCGCCGATGTACTTGACGGCCGAGGGCCAGTCGAGCCCGAGGCGCTTGCGCACGAAGGTGAACACGTCGCCGCTTTCGTGACAGACGAAGCAGTGATAGCTGCCGTGCGACGGTGAGACCGAAAAGTTGGGATTCTTGCCACCATGAAACGGACAGGCGCCACGCCACGTGCCGCCCGAGCGACGCAACGGGACGAACTCGCCGACAATCTCCACGATGTCGGCAGCCTCCCGTACGCGTTCGACCGTTTCGTCGGGGATCACGTTTGGCGCGCCGTCACGCGAGCTCGGCCACAGTCACGCCTGCCCCACCCTCGTTCCACGCACCGAGTCGATAGCCGGTCACGCGTGTGTCCTTCTTGAGCATCTCCCCCACGCGCTGCCGCAGCGCGCCCGTGCCCTTGCCATGAATGATGCGCAGCTCGCGCAGGTCATTTCGCACGGCCGCGTCGAGCGCCTGCAACACCTGGTCATCCACCTCATCGATACGCAGACCGCGCACATCCACCTCACGCACCGGCTCCACCTCGGCGATGTCACCGGAAAGCGCGATCTTCACCATGGGCGGCGGCGCGGCCTTGCTGTGCGTGAGTTGACGCAGTGGCACCGTGAGCGTGAGTGAGCCCACCATGACGCGCGCATCCTGCCCGCGCACCGACACGACACGACCGACCTTGTCGCCGAGCGTACCCACCAGCACGTTGTCGCCTTCACCAATGGGACGCGGCGCGGCAACGGCAGGCGTGGCAACCGGGCCAGCCTGTCGACGTTGTGCCTTGGCGCGGTCACGTTCGCCGCGCTGCTCGACCACCAGCGCTTCCTGCCCCTGACGCGCGGCTTCCTGCTCAATCGTGCGCCGTGCGGCCCGCGCGGCGTCATCAAGCGAGGAAGCGCCCTGCTCGGATGCCGTGGACGGAACGGCCTGCGCCGCGGACTTCACCGCCGCAATGGCCTCTTCCAACTGGGCGCGGGCTTCGAGCAGGAACTGCCTTGCCTGCTTGCGCGCGTTGCGCTCCGCTTCACGTTCGCGCTCGCGCACCTTGAGTTCGCGGTCAGCCACGGACGCCATGCGCGAGCGGGTACGCTCCTGCTCCCGTTCGAGTTGCTGTTCCCGGTCGGTCAGCACGGCCTCCCGTGCCTCGACGTCGGCCAGCAGCACGGCGAGATCCCGTTCGCCCTGCGGCAGTTTGTCCTCTGCCCGCTGAATGACCGCTTCCGGCAATTGCAGGCGCCGCGCGATGCTGAGACCGTAGCTGCGCCCCGGCACCCCCTTGAGCAGGCGGTACGTGGGCGCCAACTGCACCGCATCGAATTGCAGCGACGCATTCACCACACCGGGCACGTCGGTCGCGAGCAGCTTGAGTTGCCCGAGGTGCGTGGTGGCCAGGGTGAGCGTGCCGCGCGCGGTGAGCGTTTCCAGAATGGCACCACCCAACGCCGCGCCTTCCGAGGGATCGGTACCCGAACCCAGTTCGTCCACGAGCACCAGTGACGCCGGGGTGGCCGACTCGAGGATTTCCCCGAGATTCTTGAGATGCGCGCTGAAGGTGGAGAGACTGGCTTCGATGCTCTGCTCGTCGCCGACATCGGCAAAGACGTCATCGAACACGGGCAGACAGCTGTTGCTGCCCACCGGCGCCGGCACACCGGCCTGCGCCATCATGCACAGCAATCCAATGGCCTTGAGCAGGACGGTCTTGCCGCCGGTGTTGGGGCCTGACACGAGCAGCGTGCGTTCCTCGCGCTCCATGGTCAGATCAAATGCCACGACGGGCACACCGCTGGCGAGCAGCAGCGGATGTCGTCCGTTCACGATGCGCAGCCCATCGGCCGGTGTGCAGAACTCGAGTGGCGCGCAGTTGGCGCTCAGGCTGTAACGTGCGCGGGCGTAGAGCGCGTCGAGGGCCACGAGCGCGTG
Coding sequences within it:
- the dnaG gene encoding DNA primase → MIPDETVERVREAADIVEIVGEFVPLRRSGGTWRGACPFHGGKNPNFSVSPSHGSYHCFVCHESGDVFTFVRKRLGLDWPSAVKYIGDKVGIEVVDAPRRAQAPDPNAPNYEVLAAASEWFQQQLRDEAGGRAAREYLQSRGLDETAWQRFGLGFAPRDAQALRRYLHALGADDARQLEAGLLVQREGEGEPRLRFRGRVMFPIHDELGRPVGFGGRAMGDDTPKYLNSPESTVFQKRRTLYGLHTAKQSMRRAGRAIVVEGYLDAIRLALAGIEEVVAPLGTALTEEQAQLLMRYASEVFLLYDSDEAGQKATFRSGLELLRVKATVRVVSLPDGEDPDSFVRQQGRTAMETQLGQAIDLFDRQVQLLERRGWFADLRQRRNAIDKLLPTIRAAKAPLTRDLYLARLSAVTQLDKATLAAEADALPDRDRRMTSGGARSAPPTGLMRSDDGESPPPFDGPPPEYLDTETEAAPAPLPPPPGEAKPPWKGGRRGKAQGPEWQATAIPPRPSRDEPVERALVRAMLVDRGVAERVAERHPPESFRDARYRELFDVLLHAPLDEELERIADRLSPEAFAALRVMTEGAPLDIESADIGFSIKKLDVRVLEARMDDVRQAMQQETEVEAKNGYLREYLQLQAEIRGIQPMRSTRGRGRGKG
- a CDS encoding endonuclease MutS2 yields the protein MNAHALGILEYSRLLAHVAGHASSAPGAAAVRALAPRTDREWIEAEHARVAALRSLILSELGWPTENIPDLGEALKRLRIPGLTWTAHELLQGATLLRSSRRTREALRDPRRPAITMAYLAAYASQLVDLRAREEAIERAIADDGTVRDDASPTLRRARRELRQAEGELVRLLEREMGKLEPHHQVSDLSVTMRNGRWVMPMRREARGYVGGIVHDSSGTGATIFVEPPAAVEFGNRVRELELEEQREVEKVLRELTEELHPYHEAMLQAWHALVALDALYARARYSLSANCAPLEFCTPADGLRIVNGRHPLLLASGVPVVAFDLTMEREERTLLVSGPNTGGKTVLLKAIGLLCMMAQAGVPAPVGSNSCLPVFDDVFADVGDEQSIEASLSTFSAHLKNLGEILESATPASLVLVDELGSGTDPSEGAALGGAILETLTARGTLTLATTHLGQLKLLATDVPGVVNASLQFDAVQLAPTYRLLKGVPGRSYGLSIARRLQLPEAVIQRAEDKLPQGERDLAVLLADVEAREAVLTDREQQLEREQERTRSRMASVADRELKVREREREAERNARKQARQFLLEARAQLEEAIAAVKSAAQAVPSTASEQGASSLDDAARAARRTIEQEAARQGQEALVVEQRGERDRAKAQRRQAGPVATPAVAAPRPIGEGDNVLVGTLGDKVGRVVSVRGQDARVMVGSLTLTVPLRQLTHSKAAPPPMVKIALSGDIAEVEPVREVDVRGLRIDEVDDQVLQALDAAVRNDLRELRIIHGKGTGALRQRVGEMLKKDTRVTGYRLGAWNEGGAGVTVAELA
- the rsmD gene encoding 16S rRNA (guanine(966)-N(2))-methyltransferase RsmD — encoded protein: MRIIAGRWKGRRITAPPGETVRPTGDRVREAWMSIVHPVLPEARVLDLCAGSGALGLEALSRGAASCEFVEQSPRVLRVLEQNLAALGGHEGARIVRDEALRFVQKLGEGAYDVAFADPPYASGVAEALAAQWIAQPFAAILGIEHAASVTLPAIGETRNYGSTALTFFRVPS
- the recJ gene encoding single-stranded-DNA-specific exonuclease RecJ, giving the protein MTTSFSSSRSGQRVASASPRPTPRWSVVPAPQSSNVAALQDALLLPEAVCHLLAARGHGEPESAKRFLRPRLDMLAPADTLHDLPRAVSRLAEAIRAGETIFVHGDYDVDGMASTALLTRVLRGLGAAKVVPFVPNRLTDGYDLGTAGVEAALRAGATLVVTCDCGTSAIEPVATLVGAGIDVIITDHHLPGGPLPAAYAICNPRHPDCTHEDKDLAAVGVAYKLALALCDALGASPALAQRQLDLVALATIADVAPLRGENRVLVRYGLRVLADTTHPGLRALMRSSGLDGKPLTAGRVGFVLAPRLNAAGRIADAKLGLRLLLAEQEDEALHIARELEELNQARQALDRSVLDDALRQLDHPAARDRYAHVLWAEGWHAGVIGIVASRVVEQTARPAVLVAVDQGIGKGSGRSISAFDLHAALSDCRVHFQRFGGHRAAAGLTMDAAHLPAFAAQFDEVARQRLSAEDLVPELRVDLDLNLDAVDEQLEKYVRHFEPFGVGNPAPMFRARGTRLASAPRRVGSDGLRLSFDVPSGTLDGIGWGLADKASQLPLDREHELAFRIERDEYRGNSRLQLRVADIRPMER